One Candidatus Eisenbacteria bacterium DNA segment encodes these proteins:
- a CDS encoding SRPBCC family protein, protein MRTIVVVLLGAALAAAGCGGKGEPSCPPAKEIATSSVVKNGDTWDVVITSNIEAPVDKVLEAATHPENGHDLVPENLLKTEILKEDGNTKTVDIVARLDILPPGFKVQNIRTEYTYYPQDKRFTTKSIDFKLADITADYKFEPSADGKGTVVKLNQKSKDKSPLILDTLQKQALCETFSIQMKVVRRGLGLDEKPAS, encoded by the coding sequence ATGCGAACCATCGTCGTCGTGCTGTTGGGCGCCGCGCTCGCGGCCGCAGGCTGCGGAGGCAAGGGCGAGCCGAGCTGTCCACCCGCCAAGGAGATCGCGACGTCCAGCGTCGTGAAGAACGGCGACACCTGGGACGTGGTCATCACGTCCAACATCGAAGCGCCGGTCGACAAGGTGCTCGAGGCCGCCACGCATCCCGAGAACGGGCACGACCTGGTGCCCGAGAACCTCCTCAAGACCGAGATCCTGAAGGAGGACGGCAACACGAAGACGGTGGACATCGTCGCGCGCCTCGACATCCTGCCGCCGGGCTTCAAGGTGCAGAACATCCGCACCGAGTACACGTACTACCCGCAGGACAAGCGCTTCACGACCAAGTCGATCGACTTCAAGCTCGCCGACATCACCGCCGACTACAAGTTCGAGCCGTCGGCCGACGGCAAGGGCACGGTGGTGAAGCTGAACCAGAAGAGCAAGGACAAGTCGCCGCTCATCCTCGACACGCTCCAGAAGCAGGCGCTCTGCGAGACCTTCTCGATCCAGATGAAGGTCGTACGCCGCGGCCTCGGGCTCGACGAGAAGCCGGCGAGCTGA
- the yihA gene encoding ribosome biogenesis GTP-binding protein YihA/YsxC has translation MRITAARFEGAAARPGTGPAAGPPEIAIAGRSNVGKSSLLNAVLGRRGLARTSSTPGRTRQINFFLVNERFRLVDLPGYGFAVGPEAERRAWGPLVERYLRERETLCGVIVIVDLRRGLESEEIELLAFLADVGRPAALVATKADKLRRGAATTAIRKLQGTAGRAVPVIAFSSRTGDGRERFWEIVRTWLDDAPAPRHKGARA, from the coding sequence GTGCGCATCACCGCGGCGCGCTTCGAGGGCGCGGCCGCGCGCCCCGGCACCGGTCCCGCGGCCGGACCGCCCGAGATCGCGATCGCCGGCAGATCGAACGTCGGCAAATCCTCGCTGCTGAACGCCGTGCTCGGCCGGCGCGGCCTCGCGCGGACCTCGAGCACGCCCGGACGAACACGCCAGATCAACTTCTTCCTCGTGAACGAGCGCTTCCGGCTGGTCGACCTGCCGGGCTACGGCTTCGCCGTCGGCCCCGAGGCCGAGCGCCGTGCGTGGGGACCGCTCGTGGAACGCTACCTGCGCGAGCGCGAGACCCTGTGCGGGGTGATCGTCATCGTGGATCTCCGGCGCGGTCTCGAGAGCGAGGAGATCGAGCTGCTGGCGTTCCTGGCCGACGTCGGGCGCCCGGCGGCGCTGGTGGCGACCAAGGCCGACAAGCTTCGGCGCGGTGCTGCGACGACGGCGATCCGCAAGCTCCAGGGCACGGCCGGGCGCGCCGTCCCCGTGATCGCCTTCTCGTCGCGAACGGGCGACGGCCGCGAGCGCTTCTGGGAGATCGTCCGGACCTGGCTCGACGATGCACCGGCGCCCCGGCATAAGGGGGCCCGCGCATGA